The nucleotide window AAAGTGGTACGCCCTACGGGACTCGAACCCGTGTTACCGCCGTGAAAGGGCGGCGTCCTAACCGCTAGACGAAGGGCGCTCAGCAATCGGTGAGGCGGTTTATAGAAAGCTTTGTCTCAAAGCGCAAGAGCATTCATGCGAAAAAATTACATATTCTGCAAAGAATGGATTTTTGTCCAAAGTCTTTTTATTTGGCCTTGAATTTTGGACGATTTCGAGCGAATTTGGTTGCATGAAGAAACTAATTTACTAAAGAATCACAAATCGAGATAGACATGCACGTCAAGGAAAGCCTGGTTAAGGACATTCGCACTTCTTCCCGCCAACTGGTTCGCCGCTGGGGCGTTTTGGCAAAGCACGTGGCAGGCACCGACTATTCGCTCAGTGCCGTGCATGCCGTGCTGGAGATCGGACACTCCGACGGCATGACCTCCAAGGACCTTTCGGAAGCCCTTATTCTGGAGAAGTCGACGGTCAGTCGGCTGGTCAAAAGCCTCGTTGAACAGGATCTGGTGCGAAAGATAGATGATGACAGCGACAGACGCAAGCAGGGGCTTTCATTGAGTACAAAGGGCAAGACGCTGTTCGATCTGATCAATCTTCACGCCAACGAACAGGTTAGAGACGCGCTTGAATCAGTTCACATGGATGAAGTGGAACAGATTGCCTGCGGGCTTCGACTCTATGCCGATGCGCTTGCGCTCAAGGGCGAACGCCAGCCGACACAGGAACTCCGGATCGAGACAGGCTATCGTCCCGGTCTGATCGGACAGATTGCCTCTCTGCATTCGCAGTTCTATTTCGATCTGGTCGGCTTCGGTGCGGTTTTTGAGGCCATCGTTGCCAGCGGGATGAGCGAGTTCATCGGACGGCTTGACAAGCCGTGCAACGAATTCTGGCACCTCAGTGAGCACGGGCGGTTTCTGGCCAGCATTGCGCTGGACGGCGAAGACCTTGGCAACAATGCTGCTCACCTCAGATGGTTCATCGTTGACGACTGCCTGAGGGGCAAGGGCGCAGGACGAAAGATACTCGAAAGCGCCCTCACATTCGCTGACGCCCAAGGCTTTGACGAGACGCACCTCTCCACCTTCAAGGGGCTTGACGCCGCACGGCATCTCTATGAATCAACGGGCTTTGAACTGGTCGAGGAAAAGCCGGACACCACCTGGGGCACAGAGGTGATCGAGCAGCAGTTCGTTCGCAAACGGCCATGATAGTGCGCCTGCTCTAAGCACATATCATTCAACGCCCCACGACAGGTCTCAGGGGCCCTTTATCTCTGCTGCATCAACAATACGCAGTTGAACCGATGGACGCCCCTGCCAATAGTTCAGGGCAAGGCTACCGGCAATGTGCAGGCTGTTGCCCCTGTTATCGAGCAGAAGCTTTCCTATGGGCTCTTCCGAAGCCCTGAAGCAGATGGCTTTCAGCTTGCCACCCGAGCTGTTTGATATGGTGCAGCGGATGTGTCCCCCCTGCCCGACGACATCGGCAAAGGAAACCTTGTGAGCCGGAAAGACGAAGATCGGTTCAGGGTTGCCTGCGCCATAAGGGCCGGCCTTTTCCAGGGTGGTCACGAGCTCTTCTGTTGCGCCGTTGGCCGTAAGCGCGGCGTCGATTTTCAATTCGTCGCTGGCGCGCGCTTCTTCCACCTGAGACCTCAGCCGTTCATGCAGGAAGTGGCGAAAGTCGCGGATTCTGTCCGGTTCAATTGTCAGCCCTGCTGCCATGGCGTGGCCGCCACCTTTCAGCAACAACCCTTCAGCGTGGGCCGCACGCACGGCGGCGCCAAGGTCGGAACCGGAAATGGAGCGACCAGATCCGGTGCCCTTGCCATCATCGCCGATAGCGATGGCAAAGGCTGGCCGCCGGAATCGTTCCTTGAGGCGCGAGGCAAGCAGGCCGACGATCCCGGCATGCCATTCGGAACTGAAAGTGACCAGTCCGGCACACTCCGGGTCTTCCAGCAATTGTCGCTCGGCCTGAGTTATCGCATCCTCCAGCATGATCTGCTCCAGAGCCTGCCGTTCCTTGTTGAGGCGCTCCAGCTCAGACGCGATGTGTTCGGCTTCCGATGGGTCCGTGCAGGTCAGAAGGCGTGCGCCAAGAGCCGCATCGCCAATGCGTCCGCCCGCATTGATCCGAGGGCCAAGCATGAAGCCGAGATGATAGGGGCTGACCGGCCCGGAAACACGAGAGACAGCAAGCAAGGCGTTGAGGCCGAGATTGTGGTTCGACCGGATCACCATCAGTCCCTTGACGACAAACGCCCGGTTGAGCCCAATGAGAGGCACGACGTCACAGACGGTTCCAAGGGCCACAAGATCCAGCCAGCCAAGAAGATCGGGCGGCGGGCAGCCCTTGCCGTAAAAGCCGGATTGCCGCAGCTGCCGATTGATCGCAACAAGCGTCATGAAGGTGACGCCCACGGCGGCCAAATGGCCCAGCTGGCTCAGGTCATCCTGTCGGTTCGGGTTGACGAGCGCGACCGAGACGGGCAGCTCTTCGCCTACCTGATGGTGATCGATGACAACGACATCGGTTTGGCGTTCAGCGGCGCGCTGGAGTGCGTCGAAGGATGTCGAGCCGCAGTCGAGCGTCAGAATGAGCGTGTGGCCTTCATCGATCAGACGATCCATGGCATCGGGATTGGGGCCATAGCCTTCGAAGATCCGGTCGGGAATATAAATCGAGGCGTCACAGCCGCAATGGCGCAGGAACAGCTTCATCAACGAACTTGAGGTGGCGCCGTCGACGTCATAGTCGCCGAAAATGGCGATCTTTTCGCGGCGCTGAATGGCTTTTGCTATGCGGTCTGCCGCAATGTCCATGTCTGTGAGGGTGGATGGATCTGGCATCAGATGCTTGATGCTCGGGTCTAGATAATGCGCGGCTGTGTCCACGTCGAGGCCACGGGCGACCATCACTCGGGCGACGATGTCGGGAATGTCCTGCCCCTGCGCAATGGCATTGGCCATCTCTACGCCGCGCAGATCAAGGCTTTCGACCCAGCGACGCTCCTTGGCGGAATTGGAGATACCAAGATAGCTTTTGGAGGAGGCGTTGTCGGGGTGCATTGCGGCTTCAAATCTCTTGCTTGACGGGAATCACTGATTTTGGCGACAATCTAACACGAAGGAGCTGACCGGCGACAAAAAAGGCGGGCCGATCTGGCCCGCCGTTGGTTCTGCTCGTCTTGTCGCCCCGGGCATGGGGAGACCTTCCGGGCTCAATCAATCGAGATGGAATTTCTCGAACTGACGGTGTTCGGTCTCTACCCAGCGAACGGTGCCGGTGGATGAGCGCATGACCACGGTCTGGGTCTTGATGATCTCGCGGCCGAACTTGACGCCGGAGAGCATGTTGCCATCGGTAACGCCGGTTGCTGCGAAGGTTACATCACCACCAGCGAGTTCGATGAGTTCGAACTTCTTGGCCGGATCGGAAATACCCATACGGATGGCACGCTGCAGCTGTTCCTCGTTGTTGATGACGAGACGTCCCTGCATCTGACCTCCGATACAACGCAGCGCAGATGCGGCCAGAACACCTTCCGGTGCACCTCCGATGCCCATGTAGATATCCATTCCGGTTTCATCCGGGTCGGTGATGTGAATGATGCCCTGTACGTCACCATCGCCGATGAGCCGGATGGCGGCACCAGTCGCCCGCACGTCTTCGATGAGTTTTGCATGGCGTGGACGGTCAAGAATGCAGACGTTGAGGTCGGATACCTTGACATCCTTTGCCTTGGCAAGGGCATTGAGGTTTTCAGCCGGTGTCCGGTCGAGGTCCACCAGACCCTTGGGATAGCCGGGGCCAATAGCGATCTTGTCCATGTAGACGTCGGGCGCGTTGAGCAGGCTTCCCTCGTCGGCAATGGCGATTACGGCCAATGAGTTCGGCTGGTTTTTGGCGCAAAGGGTCGTACCTTCGAGCGGATCAAGCGCGATATCCACTCTCGGACCCTGGTTGTTGCCTACTTCTTCGCCGATGTAGAGCATCGGAGCCTCGTCACGTTCGCCTTCGCCGATCACCACGCGCCCCTTGATTGGCAGCTGGTTCAACTCGCGGCGCATTGCGTCCACTGCGGCCTGGTCGGCGG belongs to uncultured Cohaesibacter sp. and includes:
- a CDS encoding bifunctional helix-turn-helix transcriptional regulator/GNAT family N-acetyltransferase yields the protein MHVKESLVKDIRTSSRQLVRRWGVLAKHVAGTDYSLSAVHAVLEIGHSDGMTSKDLSEALILEKSTVSRLVKSLVEQDLVRKIDDDSDRRKQGLSLSTKGKTLFDLINLHANEQVRDALESVHMDEVEQIACGLRLYADALALKGERQPTQELRIETGYRPGLIGQIASLHSQFYFDLVGFGAVFEAIVASGMSEFIGRLDKPCNEFWHLSEHGRFLASIALDGEDLGNNAAHLRWFIVDDCLRGKGAGRKILESALTFADAQGFDETHLSTFKGLDAARHLYESTGFELVEEKPDTTWGTEVIEQQFVRKRP
- the recJ gene encoding single-stranded-DNA-specific exonuclease RecJ, whose translation is MHPDNASSKSYLGISNSAKERRWVESLDLRGVEMANAIAQGQDIPDIVARVMVARGLDVDTAAHYLDPSIKHLMPDPSTLTDMDIAADRIAKAIQRREKIAIFGDYDVDGATSSSLMKLFLRHCGCDASIYIPDRIFEGYGPNPDAMDRLIDEGHTLILTLDCGSTSFDALQRAAERQTDVVVIDHHQVGEELPVSVALVNPNRQDDLSQLGHLAAVGVTFMTLVAINRQLRQSGFYGKGCPPPDLLGWLDLVALGTVCDVVPLIGLNRAFVVKGLMVIRSNHNLGLNALLAVSRVSGPVSPYHLGFMLGPRINAGGRIGDAALGARLLTCTDPSEAEHIASELERLNKERQALEQIMLEDAITQAERQLLEDPECAGLVTFSSEWHAGIVGLLASRLKERFRRPAFAIAIGDDGKGTGSGRSISGSDLGAAVRAAHAEGLLLKGGGHAMAAGLTIEPDRIRDFRHFLHERLRSQVEEARASDELKIDAALTANGATEELVTTLEKAGPYGAGNPEPIFVFPAHKVSFADVVGQGGHIRCTISNSSGGKLKAICFRASEEPIGKLLLDNRGNSLHIAGSLALNYWQGRPSVQLRIVDAAEIKGP
- the glpX gene encoding class II fructose-bisphosphatase, whose amino-acid sequence is MSEIREAPVLDRILTLEIVRVVERAAVSAARLRGHGNEKAADQAAVDAMRRELNQLPIKGRVVIGEGERDEAPMLYIGEEVGNNQGPRVDIALDPLEGTTLCAKNQPNSLAVIAIADEGSLLNAPDVYMDKIAIGPGYPKGLVDLDRTPAENLNALAKAKDVKVSDLNVCILDRPRHAKLIEDVRATGAAIRLIGDGDVQGIIHITDPDETGMDIYMGIGGAPEGVLAASALRCIGGQMQGRLVINNEEQLQRAIRMGISDPAKKFELIELAGGDVTFAATGVTDGNMLSGVKFGREIIKTQTVVMRSSTGTVRWVETEHRQFEKFHLD